One Paenibacillus crassostreae DNA segment encodes these proteins:
- a CDS encoding cytochrome ubiquinol oxidase subunit I: MDPVMLSRIQFASTTLFHFIFVPLSIGLALLIAIMETMYVIKGKEEYKKMAKFWAHLFLINFAVGVVTGILQEFQFGMNWSDYSRFVGDVFGAPLAVEALLAFFLESTFLGLWIFGWDRLSKKLHLMSIWLVFFGTLMSAFWIIVANAFMQVPVGYEINNGRAEMNDFFALITNKQLLLEFPHTVLAAFMTGAFFVVGVSAYKMLKRKDYEFFKKSFIIAIIVGMVSSIGVALVGHSQAQYLVETQPMKMAASEALWDTSSDPAPWTVFATIDTDNKENGSTFQIPYLLSFLSYSKFSGSLEGMNQLQEQYVEEYGPGDYIPPVKTTFWSFRIMVGSGSILILLSMYGVYLVARKKLDQVNKWFLHIMVWAISLPFIANWAGWIMTEIGRQPWTVFGLFKTEDSVSPNVSAGQILFSLISFSLAYLILAIILVYLFLRVIKKGPHDSDTHKEESHDPFDKEGNYVS, translated from the coding sequence ATGGATCCGGTTATGCTTTCACGCATTCAATTTGCGTCGACCACACTGTTTCACTTTATTTTTGTACCATTATCTATTGGATTAGCATTATTGATCGCCATTATGGAAACAATGTATGTTATTAAAGGAAAAGAAGAATACAAGAAGATGGCTAAATTCTGGGCCCATCTGTTTCTCATCAACTTTGCAGTGGGTGTGGTAACAGGTATATTACAAGAGTTTCAGTTCGGGATGAACTGGTCTGACTACTCTAGATTTGTAGGAGATGTATTCGGAGCGCCGCTAGCGGTCGAAGCTTTGCTTGCGTTCTTCTTAGAGTCTACGTTCCTGGGTCTATGGATCTTTGGATGGGATCGCCTATCTAAAAAGCTTCACTTAATGAGCATATGGTTAGTATTTTTTGGTACGCTGATGTCTGCATTTTGGATCATCGTTGCGAATGCCTTTATGCAAGTACCGGTTGGTTATGAGATTAATAATGGTCGAGCCGAGATGAATGATTTCTTTGCTTTGATCACGAACAAGCAACTATTACTGGAGTTCCCACATACGGTACTAGCTGCATTTATGACAGGTGCTTTCTTTGTTGTAGGTGTCAGTGCCTATAAGATGTTAAAACGTAAAGATTATGAATTTTTCAAGAAGTCCTTTATTATAGCGATAATAGTAGGAATGGTTTCTTCAATTGGTGTCGCGCTTGTAGGACATAGTCAAGCTCAGTATCTGGTTGAGACTCAACCGATGAAGATGGCGGCCTCAGAAGCGCTATGGGATACAAGTTCCGATCCAGCGCCTTGGACGGTATTTGCGACTATAGATACGGATAATAAAGAGAACGGTTCAACTTTTCAGATCCCATATTTGCTAAGTTTCTTATCGTATAGCAAGTTCTCGGGTTCATTGGAAGGCATGAACCAGTTACAAGAACAATACGTAGAGGAATATGGCCCTGGGGATTATATTCCACCTGTAAAGACGACTTTCTGGAGCTTTCGGATTATGGTAGGGAGCGGATCTATTCTTATTCTTCTAAGTATGTACGGTGTCTACCTCGTAGCTCGTAAAAAGCTAGATCAAGTCAATAAGTGGTTCTTGCATATCATGGTATGGGCAATTTCATTACCATTTATTGCGAACTGGGCGGGATGGATCATGACAGAGATCGGTCGTCAACCATGGACGGTCTTTGGACTGTTTAAGACAGAGGATAGTGTTTCACCTAATGTATCTGCAGGGCAAATTTTGTTCTCATTAATTTCATTCTCACTTGCATATTTAATATTAGCTATCATCTTAGTTTACCTATTTTTACGTGTGATTAAGAAGGGACCGCATGATTCCGATACTCATAAGGAAGAATCTCACGACCCATTTGATAAGGAGGGTAATTATGTCTCTTAA
- the cydB gene encoding cytochrome d ubiquinol oxidase subunit II produces MMSLNELWFLLIAVLFIGFFFLEGFDFGVGMSTKLLAKNDSERRVLINSIGPFWDANEVWLITAGGAMFAAFPHWYATLFSGFYTALVFVLLALIGRGVAFEFRGKVHSETWKKTWDIVIFLGSLLPPLLFGVVFACLIQGVPIGEDMNMNASFSDIVNGYTLLGGITVVVLCLVHGLMFTTLRVMGDLQDRARMMAKKLLIPLAVLLVGFAVMTYFVTDVFEVRGTILSVTAVVGVIVYFLAAYFISRKKDGWAFGMTGAVIIVSFASIFIGLFPRVMVSSISDTFSLTITNAASGQYSLKVMSIVALTLLPFVLGYQIWSYFVFNKRVNAKDHLEY; encoded by the coding sequence ATTATGTCTCTTAATGAGTTATGGTTCTTGTTGATAGCCGTACTATTCATTGGTTTCTTCTTCTTGGAAGGCTTCGACTTTGGCGTAGGTATGTCAACAAAGCTTCTAGCGAAGAATGATTCTGAGCGTCGCGTATTAATTAATTCGATTGGCCCCTTCTGGGATGCGAATGAAGTATGGTTGATTACTGCAGGGGGTGCGATGTTCGCGGCCTTCCCTCATTGGTATGCTACTTTGTTTAGTGGATTCTACACTGCATTAGTATTTGTTCTATTAGCCTTGATTGGTCGTGGTGTTGCATTTGAATTCAGAGGAAAGGTTCACTCAGAGACTTGGAAGAAAACTTGGGATATTGTTATTTTCTTAGGTAGTTTGCTTCCGCCGCTTCTATTCGGGGTCGTATTCGCTTGTTTAATACAAGGGGTCCCTATTGGCGAAGATATGAATATGAATGCGAGTTTCTCTGATATTGTCAATGGATATACGCTATTGGGAGGTATCACTGTAGTTGTTCTTTGCTTAGTGCATGGACTTATGTTTACTACCTTAAGAGTTATGGGAGATTTGCAGGATCGAGCACGTATGATGGCTAAGAAGCTATTGATTCCTCTAGCTGTTCTATTAGTAGGTTTTGCTGTGATGACGTATTTTGTGACGGATGTATTCGAAGTTCGTGGCACTATTCTTAGTGTAACTGCTGTTGTAGGCGTGATTGTCTACTTCTTAGCCGCATACTTTATTTCACGCAAAAAAGATGGTTGGGCTTTCGGTATGACAGGAGCCGTAATTATCGTATCCTTTGCATCCATATTTATTGGGTTATTCCCACGGGTTATGGTCAGTTCGATCAGTGACACCTTTAGTTTAACGATTACGAACGCTGCATCGGGACAATATTCATTAAAGGTCATGTCCATCGTTGCGCTAACCTTGCTTCCATTTGTTCTAGGGTACCAAATATGGAGCTACTTCGTATTCAATAAAAGAGTTAATGCGAAAGATCATTTGGAATACTGA
- the cydD gene encoding thiol reductant ABC exporter subunit CydD encodes MGRDLLGFKGIKPVLLMVALLTLVQSISILWMARGLSEVVSALFAGEALQNQHDGIFMFLMAFLVRHVINFLQQKITYRYAEHTGALLRKQLIDKLFQLGPRFAKTEGTGKLVTLVLDGISKFKLYLELIIPRTVATAIVPVVLLIYIFTQDMTSGVILLVTMPILIAFMILIGLSSRKQVDGQMESYRNLANHFVDSLRGLETLKYLGRSKSHEGSIGKVSDRYRKATMKTLRVAFLSSFALDFFTMLSVASVAVSLGLRLINGEMMLVTALTILILAPEYFLPVRMVGSDYHATLNGKEAGEAIQAVIDMPIEKEELSLPEGFSYSWNTDSQLSLSHVQVQHEAEGPYSLHDATLHIQGMKKIGIIGESGAGKSTLIDVLSGFLRPSSGTVELNGQALSALTDVAWQNQMTYIPQSPYLFSSSLADNVRFYTPDASQAEVEEAVKNAGLSELVESLPAGVDEVIGSGGRVLSGGQAQRVALARAFLSDRPVILLDEPTAHLDIETEYELKETMLSLFKEKLVFLATHRLHWMPDMDQIIVMDQGRVAEIGTHEELIACKGVYYALITSQLEGVL; translated from the coding sequence ATGGGTCGCGACTTATTAGGTTTCAAAGGAATCAAACCCGTTCTATTGATGGTGGCACTACTGACCTTAGTGCAAAGTATATCCATATTGTGGATGGCCAGAGGGTTGTCGGAAGTTGTCTCCGCACTTTTTGCTGGGGAAGCCCTGCAGAATCAGCATGATGGAATCTTCATGTTTCTGATGGCATTTCTGGTTCGCCATGTCATAAATTTCTTGCAACAAAAAATAACGTACCGCTATGCAGAGCATACCGGTGCGTTATTGCGCAAACAATTAATAGACAAGCTATTTCAACTTGGACCTCGGTTCGCTAAGACAGAGGGAACAGGGAAGCTGGTTACGCTTGTTTTGGATGGAATATCAAAATTTAAGCTCTATTTAGAATTGATCATACCGCGTACGGTAGCAACTGCGATAGTTCCAGTAGTCCTTCTTATATATATATTCACGCAAGATATGACGTCCGGAGTTATTCTCTTAGTTACGATGCCGATTCTAATTGCATTCATGATTCTAATCGGACTTTCTTCGCGTAAGCAAGTAGATGGTCAAATGGAATCTTACCGGAATTTAGCGAATCATTTCGTTGACTCATTACGTGGGCTAGAGACCCTGAAGTATTTAGGTCGAAGCAAGTCACATGAAGGTTCGATAGGCAAAGTTAGTGATAGGTATAGAAAAGCTACAATGAAAACGTTGCGTGTTGCCTTCTTATCTTCGTTCGCATTGGACTTCTTCACGATGTTGTCTGTAGCTTCGGTTGCTGTTAGTCTAGGTCTGCGCTTAATCAACGGTGAAATGATGTTGGTCACAGCTCTAACGATCCTCATTCTAGCACCAGAGTATTTCCTACCCGTACGGATGGTAGGATCAGATTATCATGCTACTTTGAATGGGAAGGAAGCAGGAGAGGCAATCCAAGCTGTAATCGATATGCCAATTGAGAAGGAGGAATTGTCTCTTCCTGAAGGGTTCTCTTATTCTTGGAATACCGATAGCCAACTGTCATTATCACATGTACAGGTACAGCATGAAGCAGAGGGTCCTTATTCCCTGCATGATGCAACCCTACACATTCAAGGAATGAAGAAGATTGGTATTATTGGCGAAAGTGGAGCTGGGAAATCAACGCTAATTGATGTGCTAAGTGGATTTCTACGACCCTCTTCAGGCACCGTAGAGTTGAACGGACAAGCGCTTTCGGCATTAACAGATGTGGCATGGCAGAATCAAATGACATATATCCCCCAGAGTCCCTATTTATTTAGCAGTAGTCTTGCTGATAATGTGCGCTTCTATACGCCTGATGCAAGTCAGGCAGAGGTTGAGGAAGCAGTTAAGAATGCGGGTCTATCTGAGCTTGTGGAGAGTCTACCAGCAGGCGTTGACGAGGTCATTGGTAGTGGTGGTCGTGTCTTGAGTGGTGGCCAAGCTCAGCGGGTAGCGCTCGCACGTGCATTCCTAAGTGATCGACCGGTGATTCTGTTAGATGAACCAACAGCTCATTTGGATATCGAGACGGAATATGAGTTGAAGGAGACGATGCTTTCTCTTTTTAAGGAGAAGTTGGTATTCCTGGCTACACACCGTCTACACTGGATGCCAGACATGGATCAGATTATCGTGATGGATCAAGGTAGAGTAGCAGAAATTGGAACCCATGAGGAGTTAATCGCTTGTAAGGGTGTTTATTATGCGTTAATTACTTCACAGCTGGAGGGTGTGCTATGA
- the cydC gene encoding thiol reductant ABC exporter subunit CydC — protein MKGEQWLRPYITQYFWRFVIIVVLGALTLLTASSLMFSSGYLISKSALRPENILMVYVQIVIVRTFGTSRSVVHYVERLVGHDTILRILSKMRVQLYRILEPQALFISSRFRTGDILGVLAEDIEKLQDVYLRTIFPSLVALLLYAISITALGQFDLQFALYMALYLLILILVLPWISLWLTKKKNQQSQHKRGRLYQTLTDAVIGMSDWVISGRPAQFVELYENNEVEVAQIDRKLSTWARWRNLIGQTTSGIAVVGVLYWSGQQYADGLIASTMIAAFVLVIFPLMDAFLPISEAIEKVPRYQGSFVRLAEIEDAGKEMKGTDSSRIEKISEEVLNRARSDAHLKIDHASYRYDDLGVWSFQDITLDIPQGKKIAIIGRSGAGKSTLLKLIQGAVVPEKGSATIHGMDAHLYDEHIPSIISVLNQSPHLFDTTVTNNIRMGKLDATDEEIAEVARKVKMDRLIESLPEGYKTAMHETGQRFSGGERQRIALARVLLQDTPVVILDEPTVGLDPRTENELLATIFETLRGKSLVWVTHHLVGAERMDEIIFMENGKIEMRGSHVELMENYPRYRNLYHLDRPESFLKASD, from the coding sequence ATGAAAGGCGAACAATGGCTACGGCCTTATATCACACAATATTTCTGGCGCTTCGTCATTATTGTAGTTTTGGGTGCGCTAACGTTACTAACAGCAAGTAGTTTAATGTTCTCCTCTGGGTATCTGATTTCTAAGTCTGCACTTCGGCCTGAGAATATCTTGATGGTGTACGTGCAGATCGTTATTGTAAGAACTTTTGGTACGAGTAGATCAGTTGTTCACTATGTGGAACGTCTCGTTGGACATGATACGATTCTGAGAATTCTATCAAAAATGCGCGTACAGTTATATCGTATTCTCGAACCGCAAGCGCTATTTATTTCATCAAGATTCCGTACAGGGGATATCCTTGGAGTTCTTGCAGAGGACATCGAGAAATTACAGGATGTGTACCTACGTACGATTTTCCCAAGCTTAGTAGCATTACTGCTATACGCTATATCCATTACGGCATTAGGGCAATTCGATTTGCAATTTGCTCTATATATGGCGTTATATCTCCTTATTCTCATCCTTGTTCTGCCATGGATCTCACTGTGGCTCACGAAGAAGAAGAATCAGCAGTCACAGCATAAGCGTGGTCGATTGTATCAGACTCTAACAGACGCTGTAATAGGCATGAGTGATTGGGTCATTAGTGGTAGACCAGCTCAATTCGTTGAACTCTATGAGAACAATGAAGTAGAAGTAGCGCAAATTGATCGTAAGTTAAGTACATGGGCGAGATGGAGAAATCTGATCGGCCAAACAACGTCGGGGATCGCAGTAGTAGGTGTTTTATATTGGTCAGGTCAACAGTACGCTGATGGATTGATTGCCTCGACGATGATCGCAGCATTTGTACTTGTAATCTTTCCACTGATGGATGCATTTCTTCCGATTTCTGAAGCTATCGAGAAAGTTCCACGTTATCAAGGTTCTTTTGTCCGTTTGGCTGAGATTGAGGATGCGGGAAAAGAGATGAAAGGGACAGATTCCTCGCGGATCGAGAAGATTAGTGAAGAGGTCTTGAATAGGGCTAGAAGTGACGCACATCTTAAGATAGATCATGCTTCATATCGATATGATGACTTAGGAGTATGGTCTTTCCAAGACATTACATTAGATATTCCTCAAGGGAAGAAAATCGCTATTATTGGGCGAAGTGGTGCAGGTAAATCTACGCTATTGAAATTGATTCAAGGCGCTGTTGTTCCTGAAAAGGGTAGTGCAACAATTCATGGGATGGATGCCCATCTATATGATGAACATATCCCTAGCATCATTTCCGTATTAAATCAAAGTCCACATCTATTTGATACAACGGTAACGAATAATATCCGCATGGGTAAATTAGATGCAACGGATGAGGAGATAGCTGAAGTAGCTCGTAAAGTGAAGATGGATCGTCTCATTGAATCACTTCCGGAGGGCTACAAAACGGCTATGCATGAGACAGGGCAACGTTTCTCTGGAGGAGAACGGCAACGGATCGCATTAGCGCGTGTCCTATTGCAAGATACACCTGTTGTCATACTAGATGAACCTACAGTGGGACTTGATCCGCGGACAGAGAATGAGCTGCTCGCTACGATCTTTGAGACGCTTAGAGGGAAATCCCTTGTGTGGGTGACGCATCATCTCGTCGGTGCAGAGCGAATGGATGAGATCATCTTTATGGAGAATGGAAAGATTGAGATGAGAGGTTCACATGTTGAGCTCATGGAGAACTATCCACGCTACCGTAATCTCTATCATTTAGATCGGCCGGAGAGTTTCTTGAAAGCATCAGATTAG
- the fumC gene encoding class II fumarate hydratase, which produces MEFRIEKDTIGEIKVPADKLWAAQTQRSFENFQIGTEKMPLDLIRVFAILKKSAAIANGKLGKMDSVKVNAIVEAADEIIAGQLDEHFPLAVWQTGSGTQSNMNVNEVIANRANQLLALKDSPLRIHPNDDVNKSQSSNDTFPTAMHMAALIAVEDQLLPAIAQLKETFLLKSEQFQDIIKIGRTHLQDATPMTLGQEVSGWYRMLDKTESMIRSSVEYVRELAIGGTAVGTGINAHPKFGDMVAEEISNLTGKTFTSASNKFHSLTSHDELVYVHGALKALATDLMKIANDVRWLASGPRCGIGELIIPANEPGSSIMPGKVNPTQSEALTMVVCQVMGNDAAIGFAASQGNFELNVFKPVIIYNFLQSAGLLADAIRSFNDNCAIGIEPNYAVIQRNLEQSLMLVTALNPHIGYENAAAVAKLAHKEGLTLKEAALRSNLLTEAQFDEIVRPEQMIHPKAD; this is translated from the coding sequence ATGGAATTCAGAATCGAGAAAGATACAATTGGGGAAATAAAAGTACCTGCGGACAAGTTATGGGCTGCTCAAACCCAACGCAGCTTTGAGAATTTCCAGATTGGTACTGAAAAAATGCCTTTAGATCTGATTCGGGTATTTGCTATTTTGAAGAAAAGCGCCGCTATCGCTAATGGTAAACTTGGCAAAATGGACTCCGTTAAAGTGAATGCCATCGTTGAAGCCGCTGATGAAATTATCGCAGGCCAACTCGATGAACACTTTCCGCTCGCCGTCTGGCAAACAGGTAGTGGAACTCAGTCTAACATGAATGTCAACGAAGTTATTGCGAACCGTGCCAATCAACTTCTCGCACTCAAAGATAGTCCACTTCGCATTCACCCCAATGATGATGTTAACAAATCACAAAGTTCCAATGATACATTCCCAACAGCTATGCATATGGCTGCCCTCATTGCGGTAGAAGATCAATTACTACCTGCGATTGCTCAATTAAAAGAAACATTCCTGCTCAAGAGTGAACAATTCCAAGATATTATTAAGATAGGCAGAACTCATCTGCAGGACGCCACACCTATGACCTTAGGTCAAGAAGTAAGTGGCTGGTATCGCATGCTCGATAAGACGGAAAGTATGATTAGAAGTAGTGTCGAATATGTCCGTGAACTAGCTATTGGTGGAACAGCAGTAGGTACCGGTATTAATGCCCATCCTAAGTTCGGGGATATGGTCGCAGAGGAAATCAGCAACCTAACCGGCAAAACGTTCACCTCTGCCTCTAATAAGTTCCATTCTCTTACGAGCCATGATGAACTCGTCTATGTTCATGGTGCATTGAAAGCGCTCGCTACAGACCTCATGAAGATTGCCAACGATGTGAGATGGTTAGCAAGTGGTCCACGATGCGGCATTGGAGAACTGATTATACCAGCGAATGAACCTGGAAGTTCCATCATGCCAGGTAAAGTCAATCCAACTCAAAGTGAAGCCCTAACAATGGTTGTCTGCCAAGTGATGGGGAATGATGCAGCGATTGGATTTGCAGCAAGCCAAGGTAATTTCGAATTGAATGTATTCAAGCCTGTCATTATCTATAATTTCCTTCAATCGGCAGGACTTTTGGCAGATGCCATAAGATCATTTAATGATAATTGTGCCATTGGGATCGAACCCAATTACGCCGTTATCCAACGTAACTTAGAACAATCCTTGATGCTTGTGACTGCGCTAAATCCGCATATCGGATATGAGAATGCAGCGGCTGTAGCTAAGCTAGCCCATAAAGAAGGTCTAACGCTCAAAGAAGCAGCGCTACGGAGCAATCTATTAACAGAAGCCCAGTTCGATGAGATTGTGCGACCAGAACAAATGATTCATCCGAAGGCAGATTAG
- a CDS encoding alpha/beta hydrolase has product MKTAILIMMVVIVMLALVLIAASVYLYNVSIYRSKKDFMNVDPNLLKTSQPWESATDWLQEQPIRTIQIKSDDGLQLAGHYIPSPEDSNKVVILAHGYSGQGRDMSNFAKLYQELGYHVLMPDDRGHGQSEGHYIGFGWHDRKDYLKWIDYVIASHGEGSQIILHGISMGGATVLMTSGEPLPEQVKCIVSDCAYTSVKDILTYQLKEMYKLPAFPLIPLTSLVCRLRAGYFFGEASALEQVSRTKLPILFIHGNEDRFVPYDMVHRLYEAAGSEKELLSVPHAQHGNAFFADKEGYGSKLTSFVSRYVL; this is encoded by the coding sequence ATGAAGACTGCAATTCTCATCATGATGGTTGTCATTGTTATGCTTGCCTTAGTTCTTATCGCCGCCAGCGTATACTTATACAATGTCAGCATATACCGTAGTAAAAAGGATTTCATGAACGTCGATCCTAATTTGCTCAAGACATCTCAGCCATGGGAATCAGCTACGGATTGGTTACAAGAACAACCTATAAGAACAATACAAATTAAATCAGATGATGGTTTGCAATTAGCTGGCCATTATATACCATCCCCTGAGGATAGCAATAAAGTAGTTATTCTAGCCCACGGATATTCAGGTCAGGGTAGAGACATGTCGAACTTCGCTAAATTGTATCAGGAATTAGGTTATCATGTGCTGATGCCAGACGATCGAGGACATGGTCAAAGCGAAGGACATTACATCGGATTCGGTTGGCATGATCGTAAGGACTACCTGAAATGGATTGATTATGTGATCGCAAGCCATGGAGAAGGTTCACAAATTATCCTTCACGGAATCTCAATGGGTGGCGCTACAGTGCTTATGACTAGTGGTGAACCATTACCAGAACAAGTGAAGTGTATTGTATCTGATTGTGCCTATACTTCGGTTAAAGATATCCTAACGTATCAATTAAAAGAGATGTATAAGCTTCCTGCTTTCCCGTTGATTCCATTAACAAGCTTAGTATGCCGATTACGGGCGGGGTATTTCTTCGGTGAAGCTTCCGCATTAGAGCAAGTAAGTCGGACTAAACTTCCAATCCTATTCATTCATGGCAATGAGGACAGGTTCGTACCCTATGATATGGTACACCGCTTATATGAGGCTGCAGGCAGTGAGAAGGAACTATTATCTGTACCCCATGCACAACATGGAAATGCCTTCTTTGCAGATAAAGAGGGTTATGGAAGCAAGTTAACGTCATTTGTGAGTCGATATGTGCTCTGA
- a CDS encoding ABC transporter ATP-binding protein, with the protein MSQSTNRDSTPTFKPMAGGIGMPGKGPGLGTTPKVRPKNTLATIKKLWTYLKRQRVGLILVYISTFLSAVISLVGPYLIGKAIDDYIIPKDHNGLIWLCLLMLGIYVLGSAVSWVQSYVMSGVSQRTVLDLRHDLFEKYQQLPLKFFDTHSTGELMSRTTNDIENVSNSLNQSVIQLLTSMITLSGSLVIMLSLNLPLTLVSLVTIPLVVFATRKIATLTRRYFKGQQRHLGELNGFIEETIQGQKVVKLYRRESMEIKRFKGINQQLNTMGIKAQIVSGLVGPVMNAVNNLNFALIAAIGGWMVFKDLTTVGVIVSFLNYSKQFGRPITELANQYNLIQSAVAGAERVFEIMELKSEYTEDDEVIVSNDLQGHVTFDNVSFNYRPDSPILQQVSFVAKPGEKIALVGPTGAGKTTIVNLLTRFYDIDEGQISIDGIDIRQMDKNSLRMNLGMVLQDAYVFSGSIRENIRFGRLDATDEEVQAAAQLANADGFISRLPHGYDMLLQAGGSNLSHGQRQLLTIARAILANPSVLILDEATSSVDTRTEMHIQEAMKNLMQGRTSFVIAHRLSTIQDADQILVMHGGRIIERGNHEQLLIAKGFYYELYSGQFKRVI; encoded by the coding sequence ATGTCCCAGTCAACTAATCGAGACTCTACTCCAACATTTAAACCAATGGCAGGAGGCATAGGGATGCCTGGAAAAGGCCCAGGACTAGGAACAACTCCAAAGGTGCGTCCCAAAAATACGCTCGCCACGATAAAAAAACTATGGACCTATCTGAAACGTCAACGTGTAGGATTGATCCTTGTCTATATTTCCACTTTTCTAAGTGCAGTCATCTCTCTCGTTGGCCCTTACCTAATCGGTAAAGCCATCGATGATTACATCATTCCTAAGGATCATAATGGTCTGATATGGCTATGCTTGCTGATGCTAGGTATCTACGTTCTTGGAAGCGCCGTATCCTGGGTACAATCTTATGTCATGAGTGGCGTATCCCAGCGGACTGTGCTTGATCTTAGACATGATCTTTTCGAGAAATACCAACAGTTACCCTTAAAGTTCTTCGACACTCATAGTACTGGCGAACTCATGAGCCGAACTACGAATGATATTGAGAATGTATCCAATTCATTGAATCAGAGTGTCATCCAACTGCTGACAAGCATGATCACCCTCTCGGGTTCACTTGTCATTATGTTAAGCCTGAATCTGCCACTAACCTTAGTTAGTCTAGTCACTATCCCTCTTGTCGTGTTCGCAACCCGTAAGATCGCCACCTTGACGCGACGATATTTCAAAGGTCAGCAGAGACATCTTGGAGAACTGAACGGATTCATTGAAGAGACGATCCAAGGACAAAAAGTCGTTAAGTTATATCGTCGCGAATCGATGGAGATCAAGCGATTCAAAGGCATTAATCAACAATTAAATACGATGGGTATCAAAGCACAGATTGTCTCTGGTCTTGTTGGTCCTGTGATGAATGCTGTGAACAACCTCAACTTCGCCCTCATCGCTGCGATTGGTGGTTGGATGGTCTTCAAAGATTTAACAACAGTTGGCGTGATCGTTAGTTTCCTTAATTATTCTAAGCAATTCGGACGCCCGATTACTGAACTTGCCAATCAATATAATCTTATTCAATCTGCTGTTGCTGGAGCTGAACGCGTGTTTGAGATTATGGAGTTGAAGTCGGAATATACAGAAGATGATGAAGTCATCGTTTCTAACGATTTGCAAGGCCATGTTACGTTCGATAACGTATCCTTTAATTACAGACCGGATTCACCTATCCTGCAACAGGTTTCTTTTGTAGCTAAGCCTGGTGAGAAAATCGCGCTTGTCGGACCTACAGGTGCTGGCAAAACAACAATCGTCAATCTACTGACCCGCTTCTATGATATTGATGAAGGTCAAATTTCTATCGATGGTATAGATATTCGTCAAATGGATAAAAATAGCCTTCGCATGAATTTAGGAATGGTTCTGCAAGATGCCTATGTATTCTCAGGCAGCATTCGTGAGAATATCCGCTTCGGTCGTCTAGATGCTACCGATGAAGAGGTTCAAGCAGCAGCACAGCTCGCTAATGCAGATGGCTTTATCTCAAGACTTCCTCATGGCTATGATATGCTATTACAAGCAGGGGGTAGCAATCTCAGTCATGGACAGCGACAACTCCTAACCATTGCTAGAGCAATTCTAGCCAATCCATCGGTGCTCATTCTTGATGAAGCAACCAGTAGCGTCGACACCCGGACAGAGATGCATATCCAAGAGGCTATGAAGAATCTAATGCAGGGTCGAACCAGCTTCGTCATTGCTCATCGCTTAAGCACCATTCAAGATGCGGATCAGATATTGGTCATGCATGGAGGTCGAATCATTGAACGAGGTAATCATGAGCAACTTTTGATTGCCAAAGGGTTCTATTATGAACTTTATTCGGGTCAGTTCAAACGAGTTATTTAG